TTAAATCTTCAACtgtcatttcaaataaaagctaATTTCAACTCAGAGCTTTGTgtcatatgtatgtataaatatatgtattgtttgtccTGTCATACTCCGTTGTTGTGGATAATTAATATGATTACATACAAGTCGTTTCTTTAATATTTCGAATTAGAATGATTCAGTGATTAGACTGAtcgcatgacgtcacaatcaatatgcACCCTCAAGGACAGATAACTGTATCATGCAAATACATATGTTGGCCATATACAATActgattttacaaatatatctaaccaaaaaaagcaaataaataaataaatacacagATAAGATGTTCCGAAAAAGCAAGCGTTTTCGGTTTATGACTGATACCTGGCATACAAATCTAGTTGAGAGGCCAAAATAACAACTTAAAGGAGATTTTATAAGCAACAAAAAGAGGACATTTAAAAAAGCACCGTGTCGGAATAATCGATGATATCCttataatatttaattacacACCTTTCAGCTTGAAGGTCGTTATTTTTTCCCTGTGGGTACTTCGATTTTTCTCCGTTTCCTAAACCaacctgacacatccttaaatggtcATGGATGTATTTGGacgtaaaataataataataataataatgaaaatcgTTATCCGAATTCTAGATCAATGAAATTCCAAATCATGTCGGCGATATAAAGAGGAACGTAGACTAGGCTGGCATTTAATTGGGCAGCGAGTGATACGTTAATAGtattttctaaattaaaatCTATCGGATTGTTGAACAAAGTACGGCAAGTAAAAATATTAATCAATAATAGATATAGAACCGCATCTTATGTAAAGCATAATCAATTAATAACACTTAAAGTACGGTACACACTGGTAGATATGATCAGTCTTCTCAAGAACTCTAGATAGGAAACAAATCTAGCGTTATCTACAGGTCACGATTAATACACGAACGCTGTTTAAACGCACATATATATTCAACGTTCACAAGCGTCAACAGCGACAGATTCaacatttcaaaaagaaaagGAGCAGCACACATTCAGCAAGGAAGAGTCTTCTATCTCACCAGTCAGTCATGTATTTTTACGTACCTGGCCTGATCGCCCTTGTCTTACTAAGACTTGTCAAAGCCAATAATTCATCTATGAGTACCAAACTTTACACAGACCTGCTCTCAAACTACGAGAAGAATGTTCGACCCGGGATAAACTACAGTATTCCGACCTTTGTACAATGTCAGTTCACACTTGCAGCTTTCAATGGATTCAAGGAAATAGACAGTAAGGTATCAATTATTGCTGGTTTCATGATCTTTTGGCATGATAATCGCCTGATTTGGAACCCAAATGCATATGGCGGAATCACAAGTACACTCATTCCTGTAGACCTTCTGTGGAAACCAGACATAGCCATAACTAATTCTTACGATGATCTGCAGTTTCTCTACAGGAATGAGTTCAGTATCCGCGTGTATCACAACGGGACCATGGCGATGGGAACTGGAGACAAATATGACCTTTATTGTAATGCAGATGTCACGTATTACCCACTAGATATACAAACTTGCGATATGCAGATGATGACTTGGAGCTCATTTCCTAATGAAGTTACGTTTTATGAGGTCGAAGCCGATTCCATAAACGATATAGCTACAAGTGATCCTTCCTGGGatgtcacagacgtaaaaatgTTTACACGGAGTACTGAAAGTCGTCGATCAACAATATTAGTCGTAAGGATGAAATTAAAGCGACTTCCAGAgtatgttttcattaatatgATACTCCCGGTCTGTTTCCTTTGCGTTATCAACATCTTTGTGTTCTTCCTTCCGGTCGAGTCAGGAGAGAGAATAGGATTTTCCATAACTTTGCTGTTATCTGTTGCTGTGTTCATGACAATCTTATCGGACTCGTTACCACAATCATCCCGACCCCAGATCGCTGTTCTTTGTTACTTCATGTTTTCACAGCTGTTGTTGAGTATCTTCATGATGGTATTCACTATAGTGGGACTACGAATCTATTGGGCAAACCAGGAAAGGACAATACCTGTCTATCTAAAACTGTTTTCAAGAATCATGGGCACCATTTATGGATGTCAATGTTGTAAGAGAAGAAAGTTAATTTCTATTGTGGAACCGGAATCTGGCAAAGATGAATGTGACAAAAAACGTGTCCAAGAACATGATCAAAATAACCAGAAAGTGGAGGAACTTTTAACGTGGCAAAAGGTAGCAAATGATTTCGATAATTTCTGTATcgtatttttcactttattaATAAGTATATCTAATGTTGTATTTTGTGTAAACTTGATTGAGAATCCAGAAAGATAAATAAGTTATGTTTCTATATGAACGTTCAAATGTCGATGCTCATGTAAAGCGTATTTCTGTATCTTTcgtttttgtattttgaattacctggaaataaaaatacaaaacctATCGTTGCACGCGATTTTTGTACAGTGTTAACGGACAGGCTCTTTGGTATGGAATTAGCTCAACCTTGGTCTTTCGAACCAGATAACctaacatttgtttttatttctggaCAAAAAAACAAGTGTTTCTTTAGCATGGTTTATCTAAGAAAATATCGTATTAttcaatatgtatttgtttgtcaGGCGGCAGACGCCTTAATCGGAAATACAATTAAGGTATCACTATTGCAAGTCAGAAATAGCTAATCCTTAGTTGTGTCTGTATCTTAACCCTAAACACTTTTGAAAAAATGCTTACAAATTAATCGCTTACACTACACAACCAAAATCCCACCCTCGGAAACCCAATGTCTAAACTCCTTTATGCTCCGTTTATAACCTGGGTTACCAGACAAGGGAATCGGTGTTTTATGTCTTAATATATCGAATGATCATAATGCGCAACACAAGTGTTAATTTGGAACTATTTTGTGTCACTATTATTAAAAAGGAATCCCAGACCAAAAACATGTCGGCCTCCGGTGACACTGCCAATGCGCTATGGATGTTATACAAGATCAGAAATCACACAGAAGTTTGTTTTCGAAATCTGGCCAGGCCAACTAtgcaataatatttattttactgaaaagaaaagaaaaatcatCTCCATTGTTGACTGTAAGTAGGAATATCACAAAGATCTCTTCGAACCAGAGACGGGTAAGGAATATTATAGCAGAATAGGAGAACATTTATCACTTGTCGAACGCGGTCCAATGGGGATGGAtgtatagtaaaataataaatttattcGTATATTGATGGATATACTTGAGAGAGAGGTGGAAGGCCATCATTTAGCTACAATGTATGGGAGATGGAATGTCAATGATAAAAGAATTTCTTAACCAATTGGAAAAAGTTATTAGATAAATCAATTACATCAAAGTATGTCGGCGACACAGAAGgacaatttatatatacaaagagCTGTACTGGAATTTAATTGGGCATCATTAAGTGACAATTTCTGTATCAAAATCAATCGGGTCGTTAAACAAAGTATAGcaatttaaatatgtaatgacATGatcaataatatacataaaaccACACCTGATCTAAATCTATAGTCAATAAGATAACAAGTAACGTTTCTTTATATGCTAATCACTGGCCGATTTGACCAGATTTCTCATGACCTCTTTTGGTGAAAGACAGGACTAGTGTCACCTAAACGTTAcgctaaaaacattttattcaacAGCGACCGCACAGAGATTTCAAGAAAAAAGAAACAGCAAATCTCAAGTAAGGAAGAGTCTCGTATCCCATCCGCCAATTATGCGTATTTACGTACCTGACCTGGTCGCAATGGTCGTACTAAGACTTGTCACAGCCAATAATTCAACTATAGGCACCAAACTGTATACAGATCTGCTGTCAAACTACGAGAAGAATGTTCGGCCAGGGGTAAACTACAGCATTCCGACTTTTGTTCAATGTCAGTTCACACTCGTAGCTTTCAATGGATTAAAGGAAATCGACAGTAAGGTATCGTTTACTGCTGGTTTCGCGATCTTTTGGCATGACGATCGTCTGACGTGGAACCCAAATGCCTATGGCGGAATCACAAGTACGCTTATTCCTACGGAACTACTGTGGAAACCAGATATAGCCATAACTAATTCCTTCGATGGCATCCAGCTTTTATACAAGAATGAGTTCAGTATCCGCGTGCATCACAACGGGACCATGAGGATGGTAACTGGAGACAAATATCACCTGTATTGTAATGCAGATGTCACGTATAACCCAATAGATATACAAACTTGCGACATGCAGATGATGACCTGGAGCTCATTTCCTAATGAGATTACGTTTTATGAGGTCGAAGCCGATTCCTTACACCATGTAGCTACAAGTGATCCCACCTGGAATGTCACAGAAGTAAAAATGTTTACACGGAATATCCTTCACTTAACAACGCTGACAGTCAGGATAAAATTAAAGCGACTTCCAGAGTATGTAGTCATTAATATGATACTCCCGGTATGTTTCCTCTGCGTTATCAACATCTTTGTGTTCTTCCTTCCGGTCGAGTCAGGAGAGAGAATAGGATTTTCCATAACTTTGCTGTTATCTGTTGCTGTGTTCATGACAATTTTATCAGACTCTTTACCACAATCATCCCGACCCCAGATCGCTGTTCTTTGTTACTTCATGTTTTCACAGCTGTTGTTGAGTATCTTCATGATGGTATTCACAATAGTTGGACTACGAATCTATTGGGCAAACCCGCAAAGGCAAATACCTGTCTATCTTAAACTGTTTTCACGAATCATGGGCACCATTTATGGATGTCAATGTTGTAAGAGAAGAAAGTTAATTTCTATTGAACCGGAATCTAGCGAAGATGAATGTGACAAAAAACGTGTCAAAGAACATGATCAAAATAACCAGAAAGTAGAGGAACTTTTAACGTGGCAAAAGGTAGCAAATGATTTCGATAATTTCTGTATcgtatttttcactttattaATTAGTATATCTACTGTTGTATTTTGTGTAAACTTGATTGAGAATCCAGAAGGATAAATAAGTTATGTTTTCTATATGAACGTTCAAATGTCGATGCTCATGTAACGCGTTTTTCTGTATCTTTCATTGTTGTGTTTTGAATCACCTGGAAATAAAAGGTATAAAACCTATCGTTGCACGCGATTTTTGTACAGTGTTAACGGACAGGCTCTTTGGTATGGTATTAGCTCAACCTTGGTCTTTCGAACCAACTGACCtaacaattcatttttgttttatttatggaCAGTAACACAAGTGTTTCTTTAGCATGtgatttatttaaagaaaataacgTATTATTCGATATGTATTGTCAGGCGGCAGACTACTGGAAATCGGCAATAAAATTAAGGTATCACTATTGCAAGTCAGGAAAGCTAATCCTTAGTTGTGTCTGCATCTTACCTCAAAACACTTAAATGCTTACAAATTAATCGCTTACCCCACACAACCAAAATCCCACCCTCGGAAACCCAGTGTCTAAGCTCCTCTACGCTCAGTTTATAACCTTGATCACCAGGCAAGGGAATCGGCATtttatgtctatgtatatttaataaTCAGCATGCGCAACACAAGTGCTAATTTGGAACTATTTTGTGTTACTATGTATAAAAAGGAATCCCCGAACAAAAAACATGTCGGCCTCCGCAGACACTGCCAATGCGCTATGGATGTTATACAAGATCAGAAATCACACAGAGGATTGTTTTCGAAAACTGGTCAGGCCAACTATGCAATAATATTCATTTTactgaaaagaaaagaaaaatcatCTCTGTTGTTGACTGCAAGTAAGAATATCACAAAGATCTCTTCGAACCAGAGACGGGTAAGGTATTTTATAGCAGAATATGAGAACATTTATCACATGTCGGTCCAAAGGGTATGGacatatagtatatatgtagcGTAACGTGAATATAgagcaaagaagtaattctaaccgtatgtacaaaaaaaatgtcgaattttcgaggcgatctgccactttgtcaagacacaagaaaaaacaaattaaattaaattttaaggACGGTCACGgacatacacataaacataaacaatgaacacatagAACACACAGAAAAACTAAAGGGACACTATTTATGTGTATTGTctgaatgatcccttcagtcaGTCGCTATAATTAGTTGCGATCGCCGAAGActtattaaatttatatataaaaaaagcaTATCAAAATGGTGTGTAGTTAAAATTAgttctaaattaaaaaaaaattgttgatattacttctttcaCCAGTAACGTGAATATATATAGACGAATATATTTGAGAGAGAGGTAGAAGGCCATTATTTAGCGACAATGTTTGGGAGATGGAATGCCAATGGTAAAAGAATTTCTTAACCATTTGGAAAAAGATAATAGATAAATCAATTACATCAAAGTATGTCGGCGATATCAGAAGGACgatttatattatacatatcgCCGTACTGGAACTTAATTGGGCATAATTAAGTGGTATTTTCTGTATCAAAATCAATCGGGTCGTTAAACAAATTATAGCCATTGAAAAATGTAATAACATGATCAATAatgtacatacagtaaaaccacACCTGATCTAAATCGATAGTCAATAAATAACTAATAACGTTCCTATATATGCTAATCACTGGCCGATTTGATCAGATCTCTTACGACCTCTTTTGGTGAAAGACAGGATTAGTGCCACCTAAACGTTACGCTTAAAACATATTATTCAACAGCGACCGCATTGAGATTTCAAGAAAAAAGAAACAGCAAATCTCAAGTAAGGAAGAGTCTTGTATCCCATCCGTCAGTCATGCGTATTTACGTACCTGACCTGGTCGTCATTGTCGTACTGAGACTTGTCACAGCCAATAATTCAACTATAAGCACCAAACTGTATACAGATCTGCTGTCAAACTACGAGAGGAATGTTCGGCCAGGGGTAAACTACAGCATTCCGACTTTTGTTCAATGTCAGTTCACACTCGTAGCTTTCAATGGATTAAAAGAAATCGACAGTAAGGTATCGTTTACTGCTGGTTTCGCGATCTTTTGGCACGATGATCGTCTGATGTGGAACTCAAATGCATATGGCGGAATCACAAGCACGCTTATTCCTACGGAACTACTATGGAAACCAGACATAGCCATAACTAATTCCTACGATGATCTCCAGTTTCTCTACAGGAATGAGTTCAGTATCCGCGTGCATCACAACGGGACCATGACGATGGTAACAGGAGACAAATATCACCTTTATTGTAATGCAGATGTCACGTATTACCCACTAGATATACAAACTTGCGACATGCAGATGATGACTTGGAGCTCATTTCCTAATGATGTTACGTTTTATGAAGTAGAAGCCGATCCCTTACACAATGTAACTTCGAGTGATCCTTCCTGGGATATCACAGAAGTAAAAATGTTTACACGGATTGATGTAAGCCTTCAGATAACATTTTTAATGGTCAGGATAAAATTAAAGCGACTTCCTGAGTATGTAGTCATTAATATGATACTCCCGGTCTGTTTCCTCTGCGTTATCAACATCTTTGTGTTCTTCCTTCCGGTCGAGTCAGGAGAGAGAATCGGATTTTCCATAACTTTGCTGTTATCTGTTGCTGTGTTCATGACAATTTTATCAGACTCTTTACCACAATCATCCCGACCCCAGATCGCTGTTCTCTGTTACTTCATGTTTTCACAGCTGCTGTTGAGTATCTTCATGATGGTATTCACTATAGTTGGACTACGAATCTATTGGGCAAACCAGGAAAGGCCATTACCTGCGTACCTAAAACTATTTTCACGGGCCATGGGGAACATTTATGGATGCCAATGTTGCAAGGAAAGAAAGTTGATATCCGTTGTTGAACCGGAACCTAGCAAAGATGAATGTGACAAGAAACGTGTCCCAGAACATTATCAAACCCACCAGGTAGCAGCAGAGCTTTTAACGTGGCAAAAGGTAGCAAATGATTTCGATAATTTCTGTATCGTATTTTTCACTCTATGTATCATTATATCTAATGCTGTATTTTGTGCAAAACTGAATGAAAATCCAGAAGGATGAACAAGTTATCTTATCTTTACAAACTTTAACGGTCAATGCTCTTTTTAATTGCTAATTCTTACCtggaaataaatgatataaaacctATCGTTGTAACAAGTAGAAATTCGAACGTCTTTTCTTTATACTGCTGTGTgtcattataaacaataatgAATAGGCAGTTGGATGGATTATAAGACAAACGTCTTAGAACTAGAGACGGGAAAATGATAGATACTAAACAGAATGTTGGAAACATTTATTACCTGACGAATGGGATTCAAAGGTATAGCTCTTAGTAAAATATAAGATGTATTCGTCACTTGGCATATACGTTTGAGAATTGGAAGGCCACCATTTGGCGACTATGTTTCGGCGGTGGAATGACTGATAAAAAGACCTTAACCATTTGACAGTGTTGGATACTGTATATTTAAtagaaaaatcaataacatCAATATTTGTCGGCAATATGAGAAGgaaagtttatatatttattggtaATCATCAAGTGATTGCGTACAATGTAGTAGTAGTTTCTGTATAAAAATCAATCGTGTTGTTAAACAAAGTGTAGTTATAAAGTATTTAATCACATGATCACTAATCTACAATCAACCACATCTGATCTAAAGCAATAATcgataaaataacaaaaacttaCGTTCCTAGATACGCCAAACATTGGCCatttttaacagttttctcAAACATCTCTTGGTGGAAGACAGGATAGGACCATTGCGACCTTCATGTTACGCTCATGTGTTATGAGCGATGTTTTAAGCACAAATAAATATTCAACAGTGACAGATTTGACATTTCAAGAAAAGATAGGGTCAGCAAACCTTCAGTTAGGAAGAATCTTGTATCTCATCCGTCAATCATGTATTTTTACGTACCTGTACTTGTCTTGTCTTACTAAGACTTGCCACAACCAATAATTCATCTGTGAGTACCAAACTTTACACAGATCTACTCTCAAACTACGAGAAGATTGCCCGGTATTAATTTAGATTTTTCCctactgtatacaatagtgtacTTCAGCATTCCGACCTTTGTTCAATATCAGTTCACACTTGTAGCTTTTAATGAATTCAAATACATTGACAGTAAGGTATCAATCATTGCTGCTCTTGCGATATTTTAATTTAGCATGAATGTTTTCTAgaatattttcaagaaaattttaTGCATATGTTATGAGTGTAACTGTTGAAAGTACTTGagttataaataaatatgaactgactggtgtacatgtattagaatATTAATTGTTACAAGTACTTTCCTGTCTAAGTCGCAATGGAAGAAATAGTAAAGAATTCAGTAATGTCGAAAGAAGAAAAAGAGTGGATAGAGAATGCAAAGCGATAGCCAATTAGATAGATTTAAAGTTATTCATAAGCAATTAGAATCACATACATTATGgcatatttcaataaaatatctaCATTGCAGAAAATCTGTTTTATATGATATGAATATAATGTACCTATTTTGTCCATTAATTGTATATAGTTATGCCACAAATGCGGCAAATTTTACATCGATATTCTACTTCACATTTTGTTAAATTGTAGCTATAACAGTAATATACGTGATAAGTTATGGTGTCAGATTGCATGTATCAATGATATTGGTATGTTAAATGTGTATTTTCACTCTCTCCCGGAAGAAGATTTAttgaatacatttttaatttttattggtGGTCCTGTTAAGTATGATTTAAATGATATAGATATGGACAAACTCagaatttttacattattagctgtggaaaaaatgtcaaaattatacAATCAATAGCTAATGACATGCCAACTGTTAAAGGATTTAAAATATCCATAT
The DNA window shown above is from Argopecten irradians isolate NY chromosome 8, Ai_NY, whole genome shotgun sequence and carries:
- the LOC138328786 gene encoding 5-hydroxytryptamine receptor 3A-like, which encodes MRIYVPDLVVIVVLRLVTANNSTISTKLYTDLLSNYERNVRPGVNYSIPTFVQCQFTLVAFNGLKEIDSKVSFTAGFAIFWHDDRLMWNSNAYGGITSTLIPTELLWKPDIAITNSYDDLQFLYRNEFSIRVHHNGTMTMVTGDKYHLYCNADVTYYPLDIQTCDMQMMTWSSFPNDVTFYEVEADPLHNVTSSDPSWDITEVKMFTRIDVSLQITFLMVRIKLKRLPEYVVINMILPVCFLCVINIFVFFLPVESGERIGFSITLLLSVAVFMTILSDSLPQSSRPQIAVLCYFMFSQLLLSIFMMVFTIVGLRIYWANQERPLPAYLKLFSRAMGNIYGCQCCKERKLISVVEPEPSKDECDKKRVPEHYQTHQVAAELLTWQKVANDFDNFCIVFFTLCIIISNAVFCAKLNENPEG
- the LOC138329435 gene encoding acetylcholine receptor subunit beta-like, with translation MYFYVPGLIALVLLRLVKANNSSMSTKLYTDLLSNYEKNVRPGINYSIPTFVQCQFTLAAFNGFKEIDSKVSIIAGFMIFWHDNRLIWNPNAYGGITSTLIPVDLLWKPDIAITNSYDDLQFLYRNEFSIRVYHNGTMAMGTGDKYDLYCNADVTYYPLDIQTCDMQMMTWSSFPNEVTFYEVEADSINDIATSDPSWDVTDVKMFTRSTESRRSTILVVRMKLKRLPEYVFINMILPVCFLCVINIFVFFLPVESGERIGFSITLLLSVAVFMTILSDSLPQSSRPQIAVLCYFMFSQLLLSIFMMVFTIVGLRIYWANQERTIPVYLKLFSRIMGTIYGCQCCKRRKLISIVEPESGKDECDKKRVQEHDQNNQKVEELLTWQKVANDFDNFCIVFFTLLISISNVVFCVNLIENPER
- the LOC138328785 gene encoding neuronal acetylcholine receptor subunit alpha-3-like, translated to MRIYVPDLVAMVVLRLVTANNSTIGTKLYTDLLSNYEKNVRPGVNYSIPTFVQCQFTLVAFNGLKEIDSKVSFTAGFAIFWHDDRLTWNPNAYGGITSTLIPTELLWKPDIAITNSFDGIQLLYKNEFSIRVHHNGTMRMVTGDKYHLYCNADVTYNPIDIQTCDMQMMTWSSFPNEITFYEVEADSLHHVATSDPTWNVTEVKMFTRNILHLTTLTVRIKLKRLPEYVVINMILPVCFLCVINIFVFFLPVESGERIGFSITLLLSVAVFMTILSDSLPQSSRPQIAVLCYFMFSQLLLSIFMMVFTIVGLRIYWANPQRQIPVYLKLFSRIMGTIYGCQCCKRRKLISIEPESSEDECDKKRVKEHDQNNQKVEELLTWQKVANDFDNFCIVFFTLLISISTVVFCVNLIENPEG